From Aedes albopictus strain Foshan chromosome 1, AalbF5, whole genome shotgun sequence, one genomic window encodes:
- the LOC134285828 gene encoding uncharacterized protein LOC134285828, which yields MKVLAISSSILWILWTCQPTATQTIDIRQINNQSLIALDHGPARIQNGSYYYLHHFNLTSIRIYVDILSNQFENLSPNLFSPIISQQFKTIHLLLQRLSPIRRQKRWDRVGTIWKYIAGTPDAEDLKVINSSINNLISNNNQQVKINREITLQLKEVAFKTKEAIQLFNSKTTEFNAISILENLKVLSQKLEHILETITLAKIGILNTIILSDNEITTFIHDLAREKIIVVTAAEAISYASTSIATNQKEIALLIKLPKLDSKIYQKIHIHPITHNNQQLHLPNRNFLVHNNETLIANSLKSNIFKLSEVRLETSTCIPNLLQGQLATCNYTMNPTSEEVVTIDDQHLLINTVRNLTIKSDCGLSERNLSGAYLISYDNCTVNVSSIMVSNIIQHLTGKPIHLSLDGLAITKGKQIFNLSLEHLNLLQTETRRDLEQIRLENNSIQWTPWSIFGTFSFTPTVIGLAIFFSILAHRKAMKIQFTQPSREVPITTDMKVGFQHTNLEDVIRTEPHHLGRAS from the exons ATGAAGGTGTTGGCAATTTC ATCTTCTATCCTTTGGATACTTTGGACATGTCAACCAACCGCAACTCAGACGATAGACATACGACAAATAAACAACCAGTCGCTAATCGCCCTCGACCACGGGCCAGCAAGGATCCAAAACGGTTCATATTACTATTTACACCATTTCAACCTAACTTCAATTAGAATCTATGTGGATATATTAAGTAATCAGTTTGAAAATCTCTCACCAAATCTGTTTTCACCAATCATATCTCAACAGTTCAAAACTATCCACTTGCTCCTTCAGAGACTTTCCCCCATCAGGAGACAAAAGCGCTGGGATCGGGTAGGTACGATTTGGAAGTATATAGCCGGGACACCAGACGCTGAGGATTTAAAAGTGATTAATTCCTCCATCAATAACCTAATCTCAAATAATAATCAACAGGTAAAGATCAATAGAGAAATCACTCTCCAACTAAAAGAAGTAGCCTTCAAAACCAAAGAAGCGATACAACTTTTCAATTCAAAAACAACAGAGTTTAATGCTATATCAATTTTAGAAAACCTTAAAGTTCTGTCCCAAAAACTCGAACATATCTTAGAAACGATTACATTAGCAAAGATAGGAATTTTGAATACTATTATACTTAGCGATAACGAAATCACTACATTTATTCATGACTTAGCTAGGGAAAAGATCATCGTAGTCACCGCAGCAGAGGCCATCTCCTACGCATCTACATCCATCGCCACCAATCAGAAAGAAATTGCACTCCTAATAAAACTACCGAAGCTCGACAGCAAAATTTATCAGAAGATTCACATACACCCCATCACCCACAATAATCAACAACTCCATTTACCGAACAGGAATTTTTTGGTTCATAACAACGAAACGCTCATCGCCAACTCCCTAAAGTCGAATATATTCAAGCTCAGTGAGGTAAGACTGGAAACGTCTACATGTATACCAAATCTCCTACAAGGGCAGCTAGCCACCTGTAACTACACCATGAATCCAACATCCGAAGAAGTCGTCACCATAGACGATCAACATCTGCTGATCAATACAGTACGAAACCTCACCATAAAATCTGACTGTGGATTGTCAGAAAGGAATCTATCGGGAGCCTACCTGATATCTTACGACAACTGTACGGTCAACGTGAGTAGCATCATGGTCAGCAACATTATCCAACACTTAACAGGAAAACCAATTCATTTATCACTGGATGGTCTTGCAATAACCAAAGGCAAGCAAATATTTAATCTGAGTTTGGAACATCTAAACCTCCTACAAACGGAAACAAGGAGAGATTTGGAGCAAATACGTCTGGAGAACAACAGCATCCAATGGACCCCTTGGTCAATCTTCGGAACATTCTCGTTCACCCCTACCGTAATCGGCTTAGCCATATTCTTTAGTATTCTCGCCCACAGGAAAGCTATGAAGATCCAGTTTACCCAACCATCTAGGGAAGTACCTATCACTACGGACATGAAAGTTGGCTTCCAACACACGAATTTGGAAGATGTAATTCGGACGGAGCCTCATCACTTGGGCCGGGCAAGTTAA